A part of Leptospira congkakensis genomic DNA contains:
- a CDS encoding monovalent cation:proton antiporter-2 (CPA2) family protein has protein sequence MGESSFFIQALIYLTSAIIMVPIANRLGLGSVLGYLVAGIVIGPFVFGFVGTEGKDMLHFAEFGVVMMLFAIGLELELDLLLRLKFWLLGLGGLQLVLTTVVTAVFCFLLGFGWKSALALGMILSLSSTAIVLQTLKEKGLMKSISGQASFSVLLFQDMAVIPILAIFPMLSDSELTTSSDHHSLVEHLPGYLKTIIVISVVVGIIFVGKYLLSPLFRLLAKSGNREIFTGASLLLVIAISVLMGAVGVSAALGTFLGGVVLASSEFRHELESNIEPFKGLLLGLFFLSVGASMDLPVVMQSPTKVIEIVFGIILIKALVLFLLGILFRLPLDQNLYFSIALSQVGEFSFVLFGYSEGLGILDEGSIVLLVASVAVSMALTPVLLLLYEKTIFGFLESKTPKKTTEQDIHKQENPVIICGFGKFGNMLGRFLRSNGIGITILDFDADRVEMLGRFGFKVYFGDATRLELLESAGLEHAKIVVAALDSPEKQAELIRNVSLHYPNIKIVARAGDREEAYDLKEIGVQYIYRETRETAVLMGRDVLRLLGTRSYTAEKARNLFLKHDDETFHELFDLRKDRVQYMSLAKQRNAELERLMFVDLGQEEELERDSWSEMER, from the coding sequence ATGGGTGAATCTAGTTTTTTCATTCAAGCTTTGATTTATCTTACCAGTGCCATCATTATGGTACCAATAGCCAATCGATTGGGACTTGGATCAGTGCTTGGATATTTGGTGGCAGGAATTGTCATTGGACCATTTGTTTTTGGATTTGTGGGAACCGAAGGAAAGGATATGTTACACTTTGCCGAATTTGGCGTAGTGATGATGTTATTTGCAATCGGTTTAGAGTTGGAGCTTGATTTACTTCTTCGGCTTAAGTTTTGGTTATTAGGTCTTGGTGGTTTACAACTCGTATTAACAACGGTTGTCACTGCTGTTTTTTGTTTTTTACTTGGTTTTGGTTGGAAATCAGCACTTGCACTAGGGATGATTCTTTCTTTGTCTTCAACTGCCATTGTGTTACAAACTTTAAAAGAAAAAGGGTTAATGAAATCCATTTCTGGGCAAGCTTCGTTTTCCGTACTTTTATTTCAAGATATGGCTGTGATACCTATCCTTGCCATCTTTCCTATGTTAAGTGACTCTGAATTGACAACATCTTCGGATCACCATTCTTTGGTCGAACATTTACCTGGATATTTGAAAACGATCATTGTCATTTCTGTTGTGGTTGGAATCATTTTTGTCGGGAAGTATTTACTCAGTCCACTTTTTCGACTTTTGGCAAAGTCAGGAAATCGTGAAATTTTTACCGGTGCTAGTTTGTTACTTGTGATTGCCATTTCTGTTCTTATGGGAGCCGTTGGAGTTTCGGCGGCACTGGGAACCTTCCTTGGTGGTGTAGTTCTTGCGAGTAGCGAGTTTCGGCATGAATTAGAAAGTAATATTGAACCGTTTAAGGGACTACTGCTCGGTTTGTTTTTTCTCAGTGTCGGTGCGTCAATGGATCTACCAGTGGTGATGCAAAGTCCAACCAAAGTAATCGAAATCGTATTTGGAATTATACTCATCAAAGCATTGGTGCTTTTTTTATTAGGAATTCTTTTTCGCCTTCCTTTGGATCAAAATTTATATTTTTCAATCGCATTGTCTCAAGTGGGAGAGTTTTCTTTTGTACTTTTTGGATACTCAGAAGGACTGGGGATTTTGGACGAAGGATCCATTGTGCTTTTAGTTGCCTCTGTTGCCGTGAGTATGGCTCTCACTCCCGTACTTCTTTTGTTATATGAAAAAACTATATTTGGATTTTTAGAATCCAAAACTCCTAAAAAAACGACTGAACAAGATATCCATAAACAAGAAAACCCAGTCATCATTTGTGGGTTCGGAAAGTTTGGGAATATGCTCGGTCGTTTTCTTCGTTCCAATGGAATTGGAATTACCATTTTAGATTTTGATGCAGACCGCGTGGAAATGCTCGGCCGATTTGGTTTTAAAGTTTATTTTGGTGATGCCACTCGATTGGAGCTGTTGGAGTCGGCCGGTCTGGAACATGCAAAGATCGTGGTTGCAGCTTTAGATAGTCCAGAAAAACAAGCGGAACTCATTCGAAACGTGAGCCTTCATTATCCCAATATAAAAATTGTCGCAAGGGCGGGGGACAGAGAAGAAGCCTATGATCTCAAAGAAATAGGTGTCCAATATATCTATCGAGAAACTAGAGAAACCGCAGTCCTTATGGGAAGAGATGTTCTTAGGTTACTTGGGACAAGGTCATACACTGCAGAGAAAGCCAGAAACTTATTTTTAAAACATGATGATGAAACCTTTCATGAATTGTTTGATCTCAGAAAAGATCGAGTTCAGTATATGAGTTTAGCAAAACAAAGAAATGCAGAACTCGAACGTTTGATGTTTGTGGATTTAGGTCAGGAAGAAGAGTTGGAAAGAGATTCTTGGAGTGAGATGGAGAGATAA
- a CDS encoding peptidylprolyl isomerase, producing the protein MSTLRAIIKTNKGEIRIDLYPDKTPNTVANFVNLAQRNFYNGLKFHRVIEDFMVQGGCPQGTGTGGPGYKFRDEFDSSLKHNRPGILSMANAGPGTNGSQFFITHVPTAWLDGKHSVFGAVVDDTDQQVVNAIRQGDIMESVTIEGDPSSVLAVAKPFLDEWNQILDSKK; encoded by the coding sequence ATGAGCACATTGAGAGCAATTATCAAAACAAACAAAGGCGAAATTCGCATTGATTTGTATCCTGACAAAACACCGAATACTGTAGCAAACTTCGTAAACCTAGCACAAAGGAATTTTTACAATGGCCTTAAATTCCACCGCGTCATTGAAGATTTTATGGTCCAAGGTGGCTGCCCACAAGGAACCGGAACTGGTGGACCTGGATACAAATTCAGAGATGAGTTTGATTCTAGTTTGAAACACAACAGACCAGGAATTCTTTCTATGGCGAATGCAGGTCCAGGAACCAACGGAAGTCAATTTTTTATCACCCATGTTCCAACAGCATGGCTCGATGGAAAACATTCTGTTTTTGGTGCGGTTGTGGACGACACAGACCAACAAGTGGTCAATGCCATTCGCCAAGGAGACATCATGGAATCCGTCACGATCGAAGGTGATCCGTCTTCTGTTTTGGCAGTAGCAAAACCATTTTTGGATGAATGGAACCAAATCCTAGATTCTAAAAAATAA
- a CDS encoding rhodanese-like domain-containing protein, with amino-acid sequence MRQFFLILLVLVTIPLVSESSKKKKKVKTGPVPIENKLINYSEFKKIVNQSEGEREKHRLTEDQFLKSMSEEGVVLLDARSENRFRLLHIKGAKNLPFTEFTKESLAELIPEKKSKILIYCNNNFEGNQEAFAAKSPAASLNLSTYNSLKAYGYESIFELGPLLDVKTTVLPLVSDPPEKAEGP; translated from the coding sequence ATGCGACAGTTCTTTTTGATTCTACTCGTACTGGTCACAATACCGTTAGTTTCTGAATCTTCTAAAAAGAAGAAGAAGGTCAAAACTGGGCCTGTGCCCATCGAAAACAAACTGATCAATTATAGCGAATTTAAGAAGATTGTGAATCAATCAGAAGGGGAACGTGAAAAGCATCGCCTAACAGAAGATCAATTTCTGAAATCGATGTCGGAGGAAGGAGTGGTCCTTTTGGATGCTCGTAGCGAAAACCGGTTTCGTTTGTTACATATTAAAGGTGCTAAAAATTTACCATTTACTGAGTTTACAAAAGAATCTTTGGCCGAGTTAATCCCTGAAAAAAAATCGAAAATCTTAATTTATTGTAATAATAATTTTGAAGGAAACCAAGAAGCTTTTGCGGCAAAAAGTCCAGCAGCTTCACTCAATCTTTCCACATACAATTCCCTCAAAGCCTATGGTTACGAATCCATATTTGAACTTGGACCCTTACTCGATGTAAAAACAACTGTTCTTCCTTTGGTGAGTGATCCACCAGAAAAAGCAGAAGGACCTTAA
- a CDS encoding GAF domain-containing sensor histidine kinase, which produces MIQGELLSDIIEAVSNTYGNEFLNRLTLKLASTIKADYTFIAIFDKEKYESQTISLVAKGAIAENMAYSLKDTPCADVFDDSVCYYPNDVQKFFPNDQLLVEMKIEGYIGTPLINSKKEVMGLIVGLYETKIENTDDILTLFQIFSGRIAAELERSEYELRLEKYNHELESLVDARTRELKQTLNELTERQNQLIESEKMASLGVLSAGIAHEINNPLNFILGGYFGVRGILEASNLESEKSQMYLEAIKEGVDRTSKIVKGLNQFTRTGDSYDDRFDLHDILENCLVVLLHSLRDRVLVVKDYFPEPLIVKGNSGKIHQVFLNILTNAIQAMEGDSGILGLKSFRDSEFVCIEISDTGGGIPIELQNQIRNPFFTTKDPGKGVGLGLPIAYKIIEDHQGFIEMESKWGKGTIFRIKLPVLV; this is translated from the coding sequence ATGATCCAAGGTGAACTTTTATCTGATATCATTGAAGCTGTTTCCAATACCTATGGAAATGAATTCTTAAACAGACTCACTCTTAAATTAGCTTCTACCATAAAAGCTGACTACACCTTCATTGCAATTTTTGATAAAGAAAAATATGAATCCCAAACGATCTCCCTTGTTGCGAAGGGCGCGATTGCAGAAAATATGGCATACTCACTGAAAGACACACCTTGTGCCGATGTTTTTGATGATAGTGTTTGTTATTATCCAAATGACGTCCAAAAATTCTTTCCGAACGACCAACTTCTTGTGGAGATGAAAATTGAAGGATACATTGGAACTCCCTTAATCAATTCTAAAAAAGAAGTGATGGGTCTTATCGTCGGTCTTTATGAAACAAAAATTGAAAACACAGATGATATCCTTACTTTATTCCAAATCTTTTCGGGTAGAATTGCAGCTGAATTAGAACGATCCGAATATGAACTTCGTTTGGAAAAATACAATCATGAGTTGGAATCTCTTGTGGACGCGCGGACTCGAGAATTAAAACAAACACTAAACGAACTAACAGAACGTCAAAACCAACTTATTGAATCAGAAAAGATGGCAAGCCTTGGTGTGTTATCTGCTGGAATTGCTCACGAAATCAATAATCCTTTAAACTTTATTCTAGGTGGTTATTTTGGAGTTCGAGGAATTTTGGAAGCCTCTAACTTAGAATCAGAAAAATCTCAAATGTATTTGGAAGCCATCAAAGAGGGTGTGGATCGTACATCAAAGATTGTGAAAGGATTAAACCAATTCACTCGTACGGGAGATTCGTATGACGATCGTTTTGATCTACATGATATCCTGGAAAATTGTTTGGTGGTGCTTCTGCACTCTCTTCGGGACCGAGTTTTAGTTGTGAAGGATTATTTTCCTGAGCCCCTGATTGTAAAAGGAAATTCGGGCAAAATCCACCAAGTGTTTTTAAACATTCTCACGAATGCCATCCAAGCGATGGAGGGAGATTCCGGAATTTTGGGTTTAAAAAGTTTTCGCGACTCCGAGTTTGTTTGTATCGAAATTTCTGATACCGGTGGTGGAATTCCTATAGAATTACAAAATCAAATTAGAAATCCATTTTTTACAACCAAGGATCCTGGAAAAGGGGTAGGGCTTGGTTTACCCATTGCTTATAAAATTATCGAAGACCACCAAGGGTTCATTGAAATGGAATCAAAATGGGGAAAGGGAACTATTTTCCGTATCAAACTTCCGGTGTTAGTATGA
- a CDS encoding response regulator translates to MNQKSTKRKLLYVDDEILNLYLFRDYFKNEFEVIVAQSGEEAIEELMENLDIEFVISDMRMPEMNGLEFITKAKTIRPKITYCILTGYDLTPEIQTAIIEKRVARYFSKPFDPTEIGAFLSAGS, encoded by the coding sequence ATGAATCAAAAATCCACCAAACGTAAGTTATTGTATGTTGATGATGAAATATTGAATTTATATTTGTTTCGTGATTATTTTAAAAATGAATTTGAAGTGATTGTGGCACAATCTGGTGAAGAAGCTATTGAAGAATTGATGGAGAACTTGGATATAGAGTTTGTGATTAGCGATATGCGAATGCCAGAAATGAATGGTTTGGAGTTTATTACAAAGGCCAAAACCATTCGCCCGAAGATTACCTATTGTATTTTAACTGGATATGATTTAACACCAGAAATCCAAACGGCAATTATCGAAAAAAGAGTCGCTCGTTATTTTTCCAAACCATTTGATCCTACAGAGATTGGTGCCTTTCTCTCTGCAGGGTCATAG
- a CDS encoding lipoprotein LipL46 has translation MFNRLRLAPLTGVLILTILACAGSNSAQKQPTLPDNVVTAMGEAPIYQGDLALARNKALKDAKLNAIRKLVGEQITEKSGVSDGQSLGSKLYGKTDSFVKKYDIISEEPWKLDTQDMIRLNVRCEVEATKLSTAVDALLDDVGNPRIAVLVQTVVNGKSYPIGSATNIAEAELIEKLRAKGNKVVDSSQLTALLKKNPSLAKLDLTSVEEGSPLLTLAQDSGAEVLIIAKVTTTDQKPVVLPGGKKTDFLSSAATGPYRIIQLWGDGKIFGSGSLEGRGADITQEVSREQAVKDWANLVSGKVGKQIKDEWFKLTEQNTVILKFKGLGLEDAINFKNDLMEYTSVKQINDRKTEMNGSEWELTYPGKESMFAEELMYKKDSSFRFLSSKTLSINSSKRGVVEAEFRNK, from the coding sequence ATGTTCAACCGACTTCGTTTGGCTCCCTTAACCGGAGTTCTCATCCTAACCATTTTGGCATGTGCCGGATCCAATTCAGCCCAGAAACAACCTACGCTGCCAGACAATGTGGTAACAGCAATGGGAGAGGCACCAATCTACCAAGGAGACTTGGCTCTCGCGCGAAACAAAGCTTTGAAAGACGCAAAACTCAACGCCATCCGCAAACTAGTCGGGGAACAAATTACAGAAAAATCGGGAGTCTCCGATGGACAATCCCTAGGTTCCAAACTCTACGGAAAAACCGACAGTTTCGTAAAAAAATATGACATCATCAGCGAAGAACCATGGAAATTGGACACCCAAGACATGATCCGTCTGAATGTCCGATGTGAAGTGGAAGCAACCAAACTTTCTACGGCAGTGGATGCCCTCCTCGATGATGTAGGAAATCCTAGAATCGCTGTCCTTGTACAAACCGTTGTGAATGGAAAGTCATATCCAATTGGATCTGCAACCAACATAGCAGAAGCAGAACTCATTGAAAAACTCCGAGCCAAAGGAAACAAGGTTGTGGATAGTTCCCAACTCACAGCCCTTCTCAAAAAAAATCCAAGCCTTGCCAAACTAGACCTTACATCTGTGGAAGAAGGAAGTCCCTTACTCACACTCGCACAAGATTCCGGGGCAGAAGTTTTGATCATTGCCAAGGTGACAACAACAGACCAAAAACCAGTGGTTTTGCCTGGTGGGAAAAAAACCGATTTCCTCAGTTCAGCAGCAACAGGACCTTATCGTATCATCCAACTTTGGGGTGATGGAAAAATTTTTGGATCAGGAAGTTTAGAAGGACGTGGTGCTGATATCACTCAAGAAGTTTCCAGAGAACAAGCCGTCAAAGATTGGGCAAACCTTGTTTCAGGAAAAGTGGGAAAACAAATCAAAGACGAGTGGTTCAAACTCACAGAACAAAACACTGTCATCTTAAAATTCAAAGGACTTGGATTGGAAGATGCGATCAATTTCAAAAACGATTTGATGGAATACACTTCGGTGAAACAAATCAATGACCGCAAAACAGAAATGAACGGATCAGAATGGGAATTAACTTATCCTGGGAAAGAATCCATGTTTGCAGAAGAATTGATGTATAAAAAAGATTCGAGTTTCCGATTCTTAAGTAGCAAAACTTTAAGTATCAACAGCTCCAAACGTGGTGTTGTGGAAGCAGAATTTAGAAACAAATAA
- a CDS encoding exo-beta-N-acetylmuramidase NamZ family protein — protein sequence MTNYFFRFSLCFLVLACHGNTVPQFRVHPLDSKLRVSQDIFYEKILPTMAGKKLMLATNPSGIGTNPKKIISSLEKHKIRLEHLIGLEHGFLGLEEEFSQTPVTMDSTFNRPLYHIYRIKDSELRELVTEVDYVVFDVQDVGMRCYTYLSVLKRLMDAMKNTKTKLIVLDHIHVAMHLPPMGEKMNPRNINFAGEFPSLLITGMTVGEATRFYNKEYLKDSVDVMVVPVEGYRRGMYFEDTGIPWTTPSPNLPMVDSARNYLSLVLLEGVNVSVGRGTQAPFVYFGAPWMTNPEELANKLSSLGNKSYYFSPVYFKPTFGPHKGKICSGLRMNLVRPDYDPIQLAYELIRLMKESYPNDFKWSKGASNHWVDQLWGNDHFRTSINEGKTFADFHKTYLSEEENEQSRIAPYLMY from the coding sequence ATGACCAATTACTTTTTTAGGTTTTCTCTCTGCTTTCTAGTCCTTGCTTGCCATGGAAACACAGTTCCGCAATTTCGCGTCCATCCACTTGATTCCAAGTTGCGGGTATCCCAGGACATTTTTTATGAAAAAATCCTCCCGACTATGGCCGGGAAAAAATTGATGCTTGCGACAAACCCTTCGGGAATCGGAACCAATCCCAAAAAAATCATCTCTTCTTTGGAAAAACATAAAATTAGGTTAGAACATTTGATTGGGCTCGAACATGGATTCCTAGGTTTAGAAGAAGAATTTAGCCAAACCCCTGTTACTATGGACTCTACCTTCAATCGTCCTTTATATCATATTTATCGAATTAAAGATTCTGAATTAAGAGAACTTGTTACAGAAGTGGATTATGTTGTTTTTGATGTTCAAGATGTGGGTATGCGTTGTTACACTTATCTCAGTGTATTAAAACGACTTATGGATGCAATGAAGAATACAAAAACAAAACTCATTGTACTCGATCATATCCATGTGGCTATGCACCTTCCTCCTATGGGTGAAAAAATGAATCCAAGGAATATAAATTTTGCCGGTGAGTTCCCGTCACTTCTCATCACGGGAATGACAGTTGGTGAAGCCACAAGGTTTTATAATAAGGAATATTTAAAAGACAGTGTGGATGTAATGGTAGTGCCTGTGGAAGGGTATCGCCGAGGAATGTATTTCGAAGATACTGGAATTCCATGGACAACTCCATCACCAAACTTACCTATGGTGGACTCTGCTAGAAATTATCTTTCTTTAGTTCTTCTTGAGGGAGTGAATGTTTCTGTGGGTCGGGGAACCCAAGCTCCATTTGTGTATTTTGGAGCACCTTGGATGACAAATCCAGAAGAACTGGCGAACAAACTGTCTTCACTCGGAAACAAATCTTATTATTTTTCTCCAGTGTATTTCAAACCAACCTTTGGTCCTCATAAAGGCAAAATTTGTTCGGGACTACGAATGAATTTAGTTCGTCCTGATTATGATCCCATCCAATTGGCTTATGAATTGATTCGATTGATGAAAGAATCCTATCCAAATGATTTTAAGTGGAGTAAAGGTGCATCCAACCATTGGGTAGACCAACTTTGGGGAAATGATCATTTTCGTACTTCTATCAATGAAGGAAAAACATTTGCCGACTTCCACAAAACATATTTGTCAGAAGAAGAAAACGAACAGAGTAGAATTGCTCCTTATTTGATGTATTGA
- a CDS encoding LIC_11883 family protein, translating to MKRFFILLTIFFFTFTVFASEKELKSIPKSKTAKVLKSVAYATIRSTLLVSYADGVEKQSTYTPCSDNFPSMPGDFPCNYLDYEGTTLEVAPNSAVNEGEATEGSDPEDVYPGGKVTIKQIKQKSPNLNGKVVLLGEGEDQLKLFYGPKGQISHYIFRQTLVIFKWDVSRSEPSLIGLLFVNVNRDYFPQDVKEYSF from the coding sequence ATGAAACGATTTTTTATTTTATTAACTATTTTCTTTTTTACTTTTACAGTTTTTGCTTCAGAGAAAGAACTAAAAAGTATTCCCAAAAGTAAAACCGCCAAGGTTTTAAAATCTGTTGCTTATGCTACGATTCGTTCTACACTCCTCGTTTCCTATGCAGATGGGGTAGAAAAACAGTCAACATACACTCCCTGTTCTGATAATTTTCCAAGTATGCCGGGAGACTTTCCTTGTAACTATTTGGACTATGAAGGAACCACTCTCGAAGTGGCTCCGAATTCTGCTGTAAACGAGGGAGAAGCTACAGAAGGATCTGATCCTGAAGATGTTTACCCTGGTGGAAAGGTGACAATCAAACAGATCAAACAAAAATCACCGAATTTAAATGGAAAGGTAGTTTTACTCGGAGAAGGAGAAGACCAACTCAAATTGTTTTATGGACCAAAAGGTCAAATTTCCCACTATATATTTCGACAAACTCTTGTTATTTTTAAGTGGGATGTGTCGCGGTCGGAACCAAGTCTTATTGGGTTACTTTTTGTGAATGTCAACAGAGACTATTTTCCACAAGACGTTAAGGAATATTCCTTCTAA
- a CDS encoding DUF2797 domain-containing protein — protein MPILQGYVRKMSHKGTSPVSYFWETANYNEADKKDLKATESTSEKPVETWIGKKITLSTNDEIRCLHCGKKTKKSFSQGYCFTCFTNLAENDLCILRPETCHFHKGTCREPEWGKTNCFKKHTVYFANSSGLKVGITKENPVSNRWVDQGAKFGIPILEVESRRDAGILEHYLSQFLPDKTTWQKMVAGDPPDMDLVREAGKFLNHLEKNEYFSPPDSKSKLIWNRLDLPSGITEIKYPIETYPEKIKSLKLTKETPITDTLVGIKGQYLLFRSGVINIRSLSGLWIEVST, from the coding sequence ATGCCAATCCTCCAAGGTTATGTTAGAAAGATGTCTCACAAAGGTACTTCGCCTGTTTCTTATTTTTGGGAAACAGCAAATTACAACGAGGCGGACAAAAAAGACTTAAAGGCCACAGAATCCACTTCGGAAAAACCTGTGGAGACTTGGATTGGAAAAAAAATCACATTATCCACTAACGATGAAATTCGTTGTTTGCATTGTGGAAAAAAAACAAAAAAATCATTTAGCCAAGGGTATTGTTTTACTTGTTTCACTAACTTAGCCGAAAACGATCTTTGTATCCTAAGACCTGAAACCTGTCATTTCCACAAAGGCACATGCCGAGAGCCAGAATGGGGAAAAACTAATTGTTTTAAAAAACATACGGTTTACTTCGCTAACTCCAGTGGATTAAAAGTGGGAATCACCAAAGAAAATCCTGTATCAAACCGTTGGGTAGACCAAGGGGCAAAATTTGGGATTCCCATTTTGGAAGTGGAATCTCGCAGAGACGCTGGAATTTTAGAACATTATTTAAGTCAATTTTTACCTGACAAAACCACTTGGCAAAAAATGGTTGCTGGTGATCCACCTGACATGGATTTGGTGCGTGAAGCAGGTAAGTTTTTAAACCATTTAGAAAAAAATGAATATTTTTCCCCACCCGATAGTAAGTCCAAACTCATTTGGAATCGGTTGGATCTCCCAAGTGGTATCACAGAAATTAAATACCCAATAGAAACCTATCCTGAAAAAATCAAATCCCTCAAATTGACAAAAGAAACTCCCATCACAGACACTCTTGTGGGAATCAAAGGGCAGTATCTTCTTTTTCGATCGGGAGTGATCAATATCCGTAGTCTCAGTGGTCTTTGGATTGAAGTTTCCACCTAA
- a CDS encoding RluA family pseudouridine synthase, which yields MKFPPKKIQLLPNIVTNILYECDEFLLAEKPEGIPVHETKDPNRMDFTRLLAAKLNLPELRTANRLDLGTSGIVLLGKNPEKNAEIDSLLKAAEKEYIFLCNGIPDWKENRFECFLKDGNKEVKIVRSGGKKAITEFRILSTHSKENLSFGMAKILTGRRHQIRVMLRELGFPVLGDPVYSKGNPSKKENRMYLHSFRLCFTDFQGEKQWVETEIPPEFLSRVGKQLSV from the coding sequence TTGAAGTTTCCACCTAAAAAAATCCAACTCCTACCGAATATCGTTACCAACATTCTTTATGAATGTGATGAGTTTCTGTTAGCAGAAAAACCTGAAGGAATCCCCGTACACGAAACCAAAGATCCAAACCGAATGGATTTTACAAGATTGCTGGCTGCCAAGTTGAATCTACCAGAACTCAGAACAGCAAACCGTTTGGATTTAGGGACAAGTGGAATTGTATTACTTGGGAAAAATCCAGAAAAAAATGCTGAGATTGATTCTTTGCTAAAAGCAGCGGAGAAGGAATATATTTTTTTATGTAACGGAATTCCTGATTGGAAAGAGAATCGTTTCGAATGTTTTTTAAAAGATGGAAATAAAGAAGTTAAAATTGTGAGGAGTGGGGGAAAAAAAGCCATCACCGAGTTTCGAATCCTTTCCACTCATTCAAAAGAAAATTTATCTTTTGGAATGGCAAAAATTTTAACAGGAAGGAGGCACCAAATTCGCGTTATGCTTCGTGAACTTGGTTTCCCTGTTCTTGGTGATCCCGTGTATTCGAAAGGCAACCCTTCAAAGAAAGAAAACAGGATGTACCTTCATTCTTTTCGATTGTGCTTTACCGACTTCCAGGGGGAAAAACAGTGGGTGGAGACAGAGATCCCTCCGGAATTTTTAAGCCGTGTCGGAAAACAACTCTCCGTCTAG
- the ychF gene encoding redox-regulated ATPase YchF: MALNCGIVGLPNVGKSTIFNALTKAGAQAANYPFCTIEPNTGVVEVPDKRLNRLAEVYKPKRTVPTMIEFVDIAGLVKGASQGEGLGNQFLSHIREVDAICHVVRAFQDENITHVHGKVDPIEDITVINYELILADLDSLEKQQQRVAKTAKTGNKEAGEILSVMDKILDALKKGNRASTVELGEEEAKIAKKFNLITIKPVLYVANILDSDVKTSENPLVKTIIDFASKEGAPVVVLCGRFEEEISGLDKEDQLAFLEEIGEKESGLSRMIRASYKLLGLLTFFTAGVEEVRAWTTHQGSTGPVAASVIHSDFEKGYIRAEVMRYEDIDRTGDGAKVKDEGKLRVEGKEYIVQDGDVIYFRVNA, from the coding sequence ATGGCTTTGAATTGTGGTATTGTAGGTCTCCCGAACGTCGGTAAGTCGACTATTTTTAATGCACTCACTAAGGCAGGAGCGCAAGCTGCCAACTATCCGTTTTGTACAATAGAACCCAATACTGGTGTTGTCGAAGTACCCGATAAAAGACTGAACCGATTGGCCGAAGTTTACAAACCAAAACGTACGGTTCCTACTATGATTGAGTTTGTGGATATTGCGGGCCTTGTGAAAGGGGCAAGCCAAGGGGAAGGTCTTGGAAATCAGTTTTTATCTCATATTCGCGAAGTAGATGCAATTTGTCATGTTGTACGTGCTTTTCAAGATGAAAATATAACACATGTTCATGGGAAAGTAGATCCCATCGAAGACATCACGGTGATCAATTATGAACTGATCCTTGCTGATTTGGATAGTTTAGAAAAACAACAACAACGTGTGGCCAAAACTGCTAAAACAGGAAACAAAGAAGCAGGAGAAATTTTGTCTGTGATGGATAAAATTCTTGATGCCTTAAAAAAAGGAAATCGTGCATCTACAGTGGAACTTGGTGAAGAAGAAGCAAAAATTGCCAAAAAATTCAACCTAATCACCATAAAACCAGTATTATACGTTGCTAATATTTTAGATTCTGATGTCAAAACCAGTGAAAATCCCCTTGTGAAAACCATCATCGACTTTGCTTCAAAAGAAGGAGCACCTGTTGTTGTGTTATGTGGTCGTTTCGAAGAAGAAATCTCCGGTTTGGATAAAGAAGACCAACTGGCCTTTTTAGAAGAGATTGGAGAAAAAGAATCAGGCCTTTCTCGAATGATTCGCGCTTCTTACAAACTTCTTGGCCTTCTTACTTTTTTCACTGCTGGAGTGGAAGAGGTTCGGGCTTGGACAACACACCAAGGGAGCACAGGCCCTGTGGCAGCCAGTGTCATCCATTCCGATTTTGAAAAGGGATACATTCGCGCCGAGGTGATGCGATACGAAGATATCGACAGAACTGGGGACGGAGCCAAAGTCAAAGACGAAGGGAAACTCCGAGTGGAAGGGAAAGAATACATTGTCCAAGATGGGGATGTGATATATTTCCGAGTGAACGCATAA